The nucleotide window TTCAGCCTTCACCGGAATCAAACCGTCGTTCATCATCCGAATTCCGAATTGTGTTGTCCGCAGTGCCGTTCCAGCAAATCCCAGCAATGCCGCCACCAGGAAAAGTCAAATGTCATTTTCGATTCCGGCCAACGATGGATTTACCAATGTCAGAGCTGCGAATGTCTGGTAAACAATCTAGTCacattctctttttctttttgttttcgggaaTCACGAACACTCAACCATCCTTTCGTTTATTAGCACGGAGAGACAGACTGCTGGTCGATGGAATGCCCGCCCGTCTATTGTAGTCATCCGGTCCGTCTTCCTGGCGACTGCTGTCTACGTTGTCCGGACAGTGATCCGTGCAGTGCCGTTGAAGAACCGATGACTACGACAACAAGTCAGTTCGGAGAGCCCCAAGGATGCCATCATCTCGGTCGTAATTATACTCATGGAACAGAATGGGCTGCCGGATTGGATGGTTGCAATAATTGCAAATGCAaggtacgtttttttttgttttgttttgtttgaaatgcaCCAAACGATCCCAGTAAAACTACTAGATTACGCACACTTAACACTAATTCAATGGGGAACGAATAACCAAAACGAAAGCAATAACTTGATAACAGCAATTATACTTGCTGTGTTATAACTAATTTATTTGCGTCCAACTAACGGAGCGAGTAGCTTGCTGGCCCACTAACAAAAaggaatatttttgttttctcttgttctgttgctgcttgaTTGTTCAAATCCGGCGATAATAGGAGCCCATGTGTCAACGAATGTCAGGCCGCAGTCACAGCGCTGCTCCTGGCCATACTAATCGGTAATGTTTATTCTCATCTCCCTACTTTATCCATCTAACAAAATTGCACGAATGGAGCTCTTTCTCTGTCAACCTCTTCCAATCTTAAGTCATTTTTACAATCAACTGTTTTTGTAAGCAGAAGCTTTTAATACTTAGCCGATCCACTTATTCTCCATCACTAATGATTGATCAATACGTAGAATGGAAAGGTTTGCTGTCAGTATGATACTCGCTGCGCTCAGCAGCGCCTGGTGGTGGATCTCGAGCACAGTGCAGTTGTCCAGCATCGCCAGAGACACCACCAACACCAGCCACAGCAAAGTATACGACGCGGCTCGAACCGGATCAACCGCTCATCATCGGAAGGTTTCACTTCACCAACGACGGATAACGTGGTCGAACAGAGGAAAAAGGGAGGAGGTGACGTGCTGGGATCAACTACTAAATCAACAACGTTGGCGACCACCACGAGAAGTGGCGGATCACGTATTACGACAGCGAAGACAACAATTCAAGCGCATCGAATGTCTAGATCAGCCCGTCGGGCCCGTTCGGATAACAGTGCGGACCAGAACGATAAGAATTACGTGAAATCGTCATCAGTAGTTCAACAGTCGACGATGATCCCATTTACTACGAACTCTAGTCCTTCTAGTTCGACGTTAAAAgacggcagcagcagcaggaTGCTCTCCGGCTCAACAGAAAGTCAACATGTTCCAGAAGCAACACAAGTAGAAGCTTTCTTGTTTGATTCTGGAATCATCTCAACCAAAATTGTTAGTCAGCAGCAACCAGAGTCATCGGGTCCCACTTAGTTTGTGTACTAGCCGCTGCAAGTCTTTATCAATGCTGGTACGTAGTAGAAGTATAACATTATAAATATTACCGTCAAATTTTCtatgttgttttgtttacgaCCCCcaacctttatttttttttcttccctttgcTCATATCCGAGTTTTTCTtgggtaaaaacaaaaatccttgattcttttgtttcttcttctactcGCCTTTCTCGTCCTAGCTGAATCAAAAATGAATACAGTAAAACATTCAATTTCAAGCATCCACGagggccaaaaaaaaattaaaacacacacaaaaaaaaaaattaccaagttaattatttcaaacaaatcCTTATCCCTCTTCGTTTTTGTTAAACATGCAACACACACAGATACACATAttcacgtgtttttttttctttactttggATCGCCCACCAGTTctatttttctacttttctTTATGTGTGTGTAACATTGTTGTATATTGAAACTCCTCGTAAACAAAAAAGTCATCCACACAtaccccccacacacacacacatataacACACCAGACTTGGTTGACTTATTGCCCTAAACTGgttcccattttttcttaCCTTGAAGGCCATTTTTTGTACATAACTAGTcagaaaaaccaaacaagcaaaaaaaaaaaaaaaaaaaaaatatcctaGGCTTAAAAACagaattatttaaataacgaaaacaataGCGTTTTggtataaatttataaatataCCTTTATGGGGaaaagggaaagagaaaaaaaaattgtcagaGCAGGGCCAAATTAAGACAGATACGCTATATAATGCCATCTTCTTATGAGATTATTAAATTGCAACCCAAATGAATGTAATCTGTATAATAACGTCTTCTACCGCCCTCTTAAACTTATCAATATTCTTCATGTTTTATCCCATCAATTCTgtgctgtttgttttttggtttttctttgttgcgCCAACTAGTCTGATCATAGAGGAGTTGACGATGACGAACGATGACTCCTCCGGTATGACTGCGTGAGTGTATTTTTGCAAGTGACACCGATAGAACATTTCGATGCCAGCAGCGACGTGGTGGATACATGTCAAGGAACCATATGTTCATCCGTGTCGTTGAATCTGAtcaaaattattaattattattattattatatttttttgtatttcaatttCTCAAATTTTGTATGTTTGTGCATGTCACGATGAAGAaaatttgcctttttcttttgttttggttgaaatctgattgttttttttcttcgtcgcATTGAATTGCTTCTCATTTTGTCTCCGACCCTCGGCCCTAGATTGTCTACCCCTCCCATTAATTACGTccgttgatttgttttttgaacAGACTGTTGTTAAATAACTATCTATCTATCTATCCCTCTTCCTCTATCCTTCCCGTGCACGAATCGTGTTTGTCTGTCCTGAACTATTTTGTCTCTATGTTATTGGCAGCAATAATATTACACTGATGATTACAAGCGGACCGATTTGAATACGTCTTTGTGTTTCATTGCTGTAGTCTTAAAAAAGCTCAAAAGCCGACTCATCATTGTATAAAGTGGGTCGGGAAATCAggtttttcaaataaaaactaagTGCTGTGCCCTGATTACCTGAGACACGGCTAACtaccggaaggtactggcgcgaTGTGTTTTCatcattatttttcttttattgtttcaaCTGTCTACCTTGATGAGATACTCCTTTAGGAATTAGAAATTGGAACCACGTTAAACGTTTattccatattttttattatcactAGATGGCACCATGTTGGGGGCTATTTAGTCAAAGGGAGGCGTTTCAGAACCAGCCTGGATGAAATTCCATTTCGGAATAAGGGCTTTTCCTAAAAAGTCCTTCATTACACTGTGTAGGTGTACTGTACTTTATGGCCAGGCCATGGCCAGGCTGAAACATCGGTTCACCGCGCCATCTATtaagaataataaaataaacgatGCTTAGCCTGAGGCTAGATCCAATTCGTGATAGCAGACGATAACCATAGTATCTTTGggcttgttttcgttttttttttgtttgttttttctcaaGTTGTTGAATAAGCTACAAAAagtaatttgaaaaaatggtGGTGTCTAGATCTCCGAGGATATTCTTTTCCATGTGGAAGAAAATCACAAGTAATCACATTGTAAAATGTTATTTAACAGGATAATTCTCAATTATTTGAGTTTCGTTAATCAGAAAGAAACGTCACCGTCCAAATGAGTATGGTTTCCTCCAGGAATTTTTCAAGATCACCTCTGCCAGGTAATAAACAACTAGATTTGCAGCAAAACCAACTGCTCAGAAAATATCCGCAACCAGTTTTTGAGTCTCATCCCCacttgttgaaaaatggagaggtaaagatttgaaaaatacataaacCCAGTATTTTCATCTCCATTTTGGTTCTAAAACGTACTTTAGGTTACACCATTGATTCACAAGGATGAATACAAAGAAAGGCGTACCAAGTTAATGCAAAAAGTCTCCAAGCAGAGTGATGGTTCAAAAGCCAATCTTGTTGTAGTACAGTCATCTTCAAAAGTTTATATGTCAGGAAAAATTCCCTATGTTTTTAGGCAGGATTCTGACTTCCTTTACCTCACGGGTTGCTTAGAGCCTGATGTTGCTTTACTAATGATCTCAGCTCCAGGGTCCGATAACTTTGAATCTATTGTTTTTATCCCAAAAATAGATTCTAATGTAAGTGTTGGTAAGTGTAGTTTTTATTTCACATCACCATAAAAGTTATTTTTCTTAGACAGAAGTGTGGGAAGGCCCTAAGGCTGATTTGGAATTCTGCTTAAATATCCTTGGAATTGAACAAGCAAATTATTTCTCACAAATTGCCCCTTTTATGTGCTCTTTTATAAAGCAAAATCACCTAAGTGGTGTACACATCTGGCGAGATCCGGGGCGATCATTCCAAATTGTCGATGACGTTATCAGTCAGAAAAGTGGGTCAATAATCGCGCGGGATATTGTCCCGTTACTTCATAGCTTGCGTGTCATCAAATCAAAATCTGAACAGGAGTTGATGAGAAGATCTTGTTCCATTATAGCCAGTGCCACAATAGAGACCATGAAGGTGTGTCTCATAAAGCTTTTCAACTCAAAACCTTTTTACGTAGCTTCTTTGTCTTTCTAATTTAGATGTCACAGCCTTCGGTGTGCGAGTCCCAGCTATGGGCGTGTGTCGAGTACCATAGTAGAATGAAAGGCGCTCAGTATTTGGCTTATCCCCCCGTCGTTGCTGGTGGCGATCGTGCCAATACTATTCACTACATTAACAATAACCAGTTGATTAATAACGGTGAAATGGTTCTCATGGATGCTGGTATATTCAGATTTGTCAAATTTCGTCTCAGTTTATCATACCATTGTTTATTTCAATTAGGGTGTCAGTATTACGGATATACAAGTGATATGACAAGATGTTGGCCTATAAACGGAAAGTTTACCAATTCTCAAGCCGAAGCATACGAAGCAGTGCTAGATGTACAATTGGATCTCATTCAGTTCTGTAATGAGCGCCCTCCCCTAGatattctttttcaaagaatGTGTCGTCAGCTGGGGAAAAATTTGCAGCAAATAGGATTTGGAAAAAATGCTAAAAGCTGCGCTGAAAGGGCTCAGGTAGGTTCACGTGATTCGAAGAAGATTTCAGAACTAGTAAAATCGAAACATTTAACATAAAGATGGCGTATTCGGTCTGCCCCCATCATGTTTCCCATTACCTAGGAATTGACGTACATGACACCGGTACGGTTAACCGGAATATCCCCTTAGAACCTGGTATGGTGATCACCATCGAGCCCGGTAAATTATATCCTTTGCCTTATCGGAGGTATTATTCATTACCGTATTAGGTCGTTTCTTTCAGGGTTGTACGTGGATCTCAAACGCTCAATAGCTCCCAAAGAATTTCACGGATTAGGCTTACGTATTGAAGATGACATTTTAATTACCGAAACAGGTATAGAAGTACTAACCCAATCTTGTCCTAAAACAATATCTGAAATTGAAAGTATAATGAGGTAAGAAGCTGAATTCTTGTAAAAGATATTTAGATGGGTTGCCCTTTAAATAGATGATTATAAGTCAGTTAAAATGTGCGTTTGTGTATTTCATTCCTTTTCAAAGACAAATATTATGATACTGATGCGACCTAAGTAGCTTGGTATCCTagcaaaagcaaaagaaagtAATGGGATCATCGACAACTTACGAGCAGACGTAAAAAAGGTGTTTGTGACTACATTGCATCCATGTCGATTGAACTATGGTATTCTCGTGAGACACGCCTTGGAGTGCACACCCTTGCCTATGCCCGAGTAGAAAGACAGCTGTCGTTTAGATGGTGTATCACGGATGTGCTACGTGTACGggattttggttttttatgcGTCACAGAAAGAATCTGATTGGACGCTTTATGGACATTGTGTGAGGGAGCAATGGAAGACAAGCGAAATGTACGAATGTTGTCTGTGTCGACCGTATTCTGGATGTTTCCGGTACCGGATCACGAGTTCTTGCCAAAGTTCAATGTCCTGTGCGCTATATATAATATCGATTTAAGGATGTCTAGTAAAACAGGATATACGAAATAGTACGATGAAATTGAGTCAACAGTTGGCAGCCGTCATAACGATGTTGACGgactgaaaaaaaatacaaaaaattcttttaacgCACAAAGTTTGAATGCTTCGAATCGTTTGTTTAAGTTGAACGAATATTGTTTATAATTGATTTCAAACTTTTGTTCAACTAGGGAAGGTAGCCTACTTTAATTATGTTTGAAATTAAGCCTTGGTCGTGAAACGGAAAAGTTCAGTAAATGAATAACAGTGCATACAAATAATGATTCTTCCGAATGCATGGCCAAAGATAACGAGCTAACCATGTTGCGAACTTTTACTCTATCTCTTGTTGAACGAAAGGGTTCGAAATTTGAAAGATGGGCAAAATTGTGGACGAGTCATGCGCATGCGTTGTAGTGGCGCTGAGCTGTTGCATCCTGTCGAGAAAAGAGGAGTGAGCAAGCGAGGAGAGACTGAGTCAAACAACCACTTCCCGGAGggttgaaaaagaagaggaacgGGGAGCAGGAAAATCCTTCGGCCACAAAATCAGAATCTGTCAGTTGGCTTCGTTGCGACAGCAGAGCTACATCTCTCTATTCCGGAGCTGACGGCAATTAACGACGCTACGTGTACTACACCGGATAAGACGGCAAACCATTTTTCATTCTAAAAACCGGTCATATTCTTCTTTTGCCACAAAATGATGTCTCAAGTTCAAGCCATGAAAAAACAAGTGACGCAATTACGCCAGGAGGCCAGCGTGCAAAGAATTCCAGTATCTCAAGCTTGTGAAGAGTAAGTACAACAATTGGCAAGCCACTTTAGTTCATATTTAGATGATCTTAAGAGCACGGTAATCAATTAATTAAGTTCAGTCATTCGGCTTCCCTGTTCTGTTTTAATCAGAAGATCTGGTGGGTTATGATAAAACTTAATGGCGGATGTACCCAATGGACAGAAAGGCGAACCCTGATAGACGGATTCGTGAGATTTTATTTAGTACATCTAATCTTTTCAGAGTTTTGATTGGGCCCTTAGGACGGACGGGCATGTTAGTCAGCAAGTCAACAAAAGCCTTGGTTATGACTAGTCTCGTTACCATTGATCAGAACAACAGGGCCTGGATCCAAGTAATCCGACACAATGACAAAAGATGTGCTCGCATCAAAGGAATTGTTAAACAAATGTATCAATAAATTACGTGACAGCCTTAATGAGCCAGGATAATGGGTTGGGTTTTTAGTTGGAAATGGCAGTTAAATTTGCTGGTGGAATCGTTCATTGAATGTGATTAGCTGAAAAGACTGGCATTTTGCGATTACAGTAAGATTAATGGACGTGTAAAGGGAGATAAGTTTATTTCGGGGACGATCGTATTAGGACTTTAAGTTGAACACGATGTAGTGGACGAATGGCAATCGATTAACCTAGCCagatcaatattttttctgttATGAATAACAAAAGCTAGCTAGGACGTTTGTTTACTTGGCCGGCGAGAGGGCTCATTTTGGATACGTTTTTAGGTGCAGTATAGGATGGCCAGCTGTAGCGCATTGCGCAACAGTTAGAATTTAGGACTAACCATGCTCCACATAGCGAGCAGCAGCCGGACAAACATGTCAGGTCTAAATTTACACAATACAACGCCTTATTTGTTTTTGAgagctttatttttacattcaAGACGTATGTTTCAGAAGCACCCAAGAGCGCAACGTGTTCACGTACATATGTTTGCCCAAGCCATTCGAAGACTGATGGATCCATTTCTATCAGACTGTCAGCTGGAATAAAGCTTCAACAACTCCAGAGTAATCTCTTTTTCGTACAAGTAACTGTCATTGCGGTGGCCGCTTCCTGTCACGGAAGCTCTTTGAAATGTCGTTCAGAGTTACGTGGCAACAAGATGATGAAGGAAAGTATTCCTTTTGTTGCTTTGATTATAACTAGGTGagaatgagaaaaaaagaaaaggggaaggttcttttcttttgtgaaaGTTATGAAGAAAGAGTAATGTACAATGTGGGAAGGTATTAGAGgagaaaaatcaaaactgCTTACCACTAGTATCGCTATGAGGAAATTCTGCTACCAAGGGATAGTCTACTGCTATCCCTTTTCGTTAAATGTTGATTCGCTCACCTGTTGCCATAATACTTGAGAATTTCACATTATGCATGCCACAAGATCTCGAGCTATTTATAACTATTCATCTGTAACAATTCATGCAATTTCCGAAACGCTACACCGCattttttacaaaagaaaacatccATTGAAAAAATTAAGCAAATTGCATATCTAagatgttgtttttcttggAAACCTTTACAGAGAATCAGTGTAAAGTGGTTGTTGCGTAGGATTGCAAGAACAGCGGGACTTCATTAAATCATCAGCAGGCTTCATTGTCGTTTTAGTTGGCTGTTGGtccttattttgttttgagtGACAGTTTAATTAACAGTCGAACGATGCTATGTCTCCTGAAAAGTCTTCACTTCTCTCCCACTTCTGTTCTTCTTTGGGTATACGGTAATGGCACTGATGGATTCGCGAACGAGTCAGGCCTCTTCTCTCGATCTTCAAGCAACGATTGCTTCATCGAACACATTAACAACATTCTGGATCTCAAAATGGGTCCGCCGTTTCAATATGCCGGCACTTTCTACAGCGAGAGCGTGATTTATAGGCCACTAGCGTCATCAACAGAAGGCCTTCAAATATTCCACGCCTATGTTTTCCCCTCCCCTCCATCACCTTTCCTTTGAGTCCGCATCAATACCAAATTAGCCAACAAAGCGTTTGGGGACTAACGAtccaacaaccaaaaaaacagAGCGTCTCGACAAGGAGATGCAGCAAAACAAAGATGTAAGAAGACCGTCCAATTAAACATTAATCAGGCCGTCGTTGTTTCGATAACTCCggcaagaaaaccaatcaagGCTAGATGATGAGACACCTACATTGTCGGCAAAGCCCCACACATGATTGTGAGCAAGTGTGTAACAGATGGTAGGCAGGCTATACGGCTGGGATCACCGGGGATCACCTCCCATTGAtatctttgttgtttttcttgtgaAGCCGGTGCTTGTTGCAACAAATGAGTAAGCATCTATGATCTATCGAAGTAGTAGAAGAGCTTCTTGATGTTTCCCGACTGGTCTTTTGGgtgctatttttttctatttttaatgtTGCATTTCTTTGTAAAATAGCCTGAAGAAACACATTCAAAAACGTGGAAAACACGTTAAATTTCCTTGCGTTTCTTTTTATCTATTTGGGTTTCCCATTTCCTCGTTCTTCTCTTTGTTTGAGTTCGATATGCACCGAACACACAGAATGAATACGGTATAATACGCTAAAGCAATAAAAAGGTGTTAACGTACTTTGTCTTAGTTAGATGAAAGAGACAAGCCAATCGAATGCCGACATTTTAAACCTTTGGAGGTTTGTGGAAGATTACTTTACCTCTAGCTTGCAAAGGGTAGGGACTGCCTGTGTTGGCAGTTCTTTTTCATATCAATCACTTTGATGTTGTTATATGAGTAGGTCTAATGACGCTCATCTTATACTCAATATGACTTTGTAGTTTAAATAAATGTGCAGTGATGCTttaagtaaaacaaaaatcagaaaacaGTTCATTAACTTTACTTTTTTGGTGTTTTGTAGGTTAATCAAGCACTGTCAAGAACACCAAAAGACAGACGTGCTCGTTACTGGCATCTCCCCTTCTGAAAATCCTTTCAAGGAGAACAAAACGTGCAACTTACTCTAA belongs to Daphnia magna isolate NIES linkage group LG1, ASM2063170v1.1, whole genome shotgun sequence and includes:
- the LOC116931196 gene encoding xaa-Pro aminopeptidase 3, whose translation is MVVSRSPRIFFSMWKKITKRNVTVQMSMVSSRNFSRSPLPGNKQLDLQQNQLLRKYPQPVFESHPHLLKNGEVTPLIHKDEYKERRTKLMQKVSKQSDGSKANLVVVQSSSKVYMSGKIPYVFRQDSDFLYLTGCLEPDVALLMISAPGSDNFESIVFIPKIDSNTEVWEGPKADLEFCLNILGIEQANYFSQIAPFMCSFIKQNHLSGVHIWRDPGRSFQIVDDVISQKSGSIIARDIVPLLHSLRVIKSKSEQELMRRSCSIIASATIETMKMSQPSVCESQLWACVEYHSRMKGAQYLAYPPVVAGGDRANTIHYINNNQLINNGEMVLMDAGCQYYGYTSDMTRCWPINGKFTNSQAEAYEAVLDVQLDLIQFCNERPPLDILFQRMCRQLGKNLQQIGFGKNAKSCAERAQMAYSVCPHHVSHYLGIDVHDTGTVNRNIPLEPGMVITIEPGLYVDLKRSIAPKEFHGLGLRIEDDILITETGIEVLTQSCPKTISEIESIMR